The genomic region GGAAATCACTGATCTCAGCTAAGGCACCTTCTTCACCAGACAAGACTTTAACTTCTACGTGCGCAGGTACTGACCCCATAATCTGAGTAAAATTAGGGATTTTGGAATCGATAACTAAAACTTCTGTAACTTCTTCGCTCATATATTTTTCTATATTAGATTTATGCTAAATGTTTGTTAATCATATACTAAAAACCATGTCAAATCAATAAGCTTATACTAAAAAGTACTTTAATAACTTCCTCCCAAAACAGATATCTCAAAAAAAATGAGTTGAATTTAAAGACCTGTAAATCAGCGTAACCACGATAGCTCGCATTTTATACATCTTAAAATCCTATGACTTGGTTTGACTTAGTAAGATAAACACAAAAAAATTAAGATCGCTACTGCGAATACGCTTTTTTATTTGTTTTTCTTAAAGTGAGCCTTTTTGAAAAAGGCTCTTACCGCTTCATAAACATCCTCTTAAGGCGCGATCCTCACCACTCTGCGAATCTCATCTTTCTGAGTACCAACCACATAAGAAGATTTTACTCCCGGCAAGGTGACCACATCGTAAAGCTCATTGATAATTCCATCAATATTTAAGCTATGAGGCAAGGAACCATCACGTAGGTCAATCACTTGTAAGCCACAACGCGCCGTCACCCCCTTTTCAAGTAAACGTTCATTGAGCTCTAGGCCATTAAATGACTTATTATCACGCGGTTGCGACATTCCTGCCACGGCATAATCCCCCGTAAAGGTCAAACCCCTTAAGTAGCCTGGAACAAAACAGATGGGGACAAATTCTTTTTTCTCTAAATCCACATAACCAAACTCACCTTTCCCTGAATTATGCACATAGAGCTTGCCCTCGTACCATCGTGGTGAGTGAGGCATCGAAAGCCCCGAGCACACAATTTCATCTGTCTCAATATCAACAATAACTCCACCATCTCTACGATGCTCTCTCCATCCTTCATTGACATCCGTTTGAGAAATCGCTGAAACATATTTAGCTTTGCCATTTACCATGGCCAGGCCATTTAAATGGCAACGATCTTCCGGCGCTAATCGGCTCAACCATTTCGGCTTCCAATAGGGCTTAAAGCTATACCCTTCTTCTAAAGTAGCTACACAGCCAAATAAGCAGTTAATGAAATAGAGTTTCCCATCATCTGCAACTGCCATGTCATGAATATCTAAATCACCCGTTGTCCACGATCGTGTGGGCAAGTAAAGTTTATCATACTCTTTATCATGAACCTGCCCCTTTTCCAAAATGTTATCAAACTGCCACAACTGCCACAGAGAACTAAGATATAAGCGATCATTTGTGTCCGTACACAAGCCCATGACACGATTAAACGTCCGTTCAAAAACACTTAATTTTCCATCGCTTTTTGTACCGATAAAGAAAAGTTTTCCTGCTTGATAGGTACTAAAAGAAAAACTACAGTCCTGATCACTCATCCAACTCATCCACTGACGCGAGGCATTAATTTCCAGTTTCTTTTCTTGACTTCTCACTTCATTCGAAAGGTTTTTCTTATCCATCATAAAATCTTTGGCTATATTTTTATCATAATTGGAAGGCGTTAATCCATATTCATTATATTAAGTCAATAGACTAAAGCAAAATGAATTAGCCGTCAATTATATCCTTCTGCACCTTAAAACAGTCATTTTTATAAATCATACCATTAATTAAGTACCCTCACTGCCTTTTCCTTCATTTATAAATCAGAGAAATAAATTTTACTTTGTGGATGCAGGCCTTAGAGTGCTAAAATTAAATTATTTAAGTAAACCATGACTGACTACCTCGATATCTACAAAGACGAAATTGATTGCGACGCGATTCGCGAACTTCGCAAAGAGCCCACACGTATAATGAACTCCAAGGGCAACAAGCCTTTACTGGAGCTCATTGAACAACTCCCCGCATTAAAATTTGAGGATAATGACTTTACCAAAAAAGCGGTTCGCTTTGGCCAAAAAGAAGATTTAACCGAAAGCCAAAGAACTGAACTAAAAGAACAACTCAAACAACTCATTCCCTGGCGCAAGGGTCCTTTCGATATTGCTGGAATTGAAATGGATACAGAATGGCGCAGTGACTACAAGTGGGACATGCTCGAAGGCTACTTACCCGACATGAAAGGCCAACGCATTTGTGACATTGGTGCAAATTCCGGTTATTATATGTATCGCATGCTAGCGGATGAACCAGAATTCATCCTCGGCTTAGATCCCACCGTAAAGTATTTCCTACAGTTCCAAGCCCTACAAAAACTCACTGCCGAAAACTGCTTGCATTACGACGCCTTTGGAATGGAGCATCTCACTCACTTCCCCAAGTTTTTTGACACAATATTCTGCATGGGCATACTCTACCATCATCCCGATCCTGTAGGCATGTTGCGGATTATGAATCAAAGCATGAGATCTGGCGGCGACATCATCATTGAAAGCCAAGCCATCCCTGGCGACGATCATGTCGCACTCTTCCCAGACGATACCTATGCCTTAGTCAAAGGCACCTATTTTGTACCAACGGCTAATTGCTTGATTAACTGGCTCAAAAAAGCTAAGTTTGTCGATATCGAGTTTTTTCACTCTCACCCCATGAGTTCAAATGATCAGCGCAAAACGGAATGGATGCCCTTCCGTTCCTACGAAGATTTTGTCAATGAAGAAACCGGCTTAACTGTAGAGGGTTACCCTGCTCCCATTCGCATTTATTTACGCGCCAAGAAAAAAGCTTAAATGATTAGGGCTTTATCCAGTGTCAAGGCGATCGAAGCCCCTTTCTTTAACTGGACGCTTGCCCTGCTTCTGCTTTTCGGTTTTCCACTTGCTATTATCGCCCCCCAAGGCCTAGCCCTAGATTCTCAAGAAGTGCTCAAGTTATTTAACGCCAAAAACTTGGCTTTAAATGGCTTTCGCTTTCATATACCCGCCATTGCGATCTCCGCATTTTTAAGTTTCTCCATACTGATCTCTTCGAGTCAATTTAGAATTAAAAATAGCCTCGAGAAAAAGCTTATCATTTTTGCCTCTATTTTTCTTGGCACCACACTCATATCGGCTTACATACACAAATCTAGCCCTTTCGAAACTCTATCAATGTGTGCTTTTGTGCTCGTCCCTTTAGCTATCTCGCAATTCCCAAAATCACATAATCCTCTACCGATATTTATGGGCCTCTATTATTGGATAAATATCACTTTCTATTTCTTTTTGAGTTCTCCCACGGGAATTTCTGCCAATAAAAACTGGCTCATTGCCGGCATCGTCGCAAGCAGCCCCTGGGCCATTATCTTATTGCGTAAATCGCTCTATAAGTTCCTTTTTTTACTCCCAAAACAAATCCGCAATCCCCTTTCAAGCTTACTCGCCCCGCTCTTGGTCTGGCTCATAACTTTCAACTGCCTTATGCGCTTAAACTCACGCGCTTCTTGGCTGGCCTTCTCATTAATTCTCTGCTACTTTTTCTATCGTAATTTTAGTAGCTTGTATAAAAAACTACTCTTAACCCTGCTCTGTATCATTTCACTTACGAGCATTTATTTCTTCAGTACAAATTACAACAAGCTCACACACAATGAGCTTCGCCCACTTTTATGGCAAGGGACTGCAAAAATGATTGAACAAGCGCCTTTGCTTGGCTCTGCAGGCCCAGGTCAGTTTAACAACACCTTCCCCGAGTTCCGACTCCCTGCCCAACTCATGCTACCCATTGCAGCCCCAAATAGTTCTCATCCTCACAATGAGCCCCTACGTATTGCGAGCGAAATCGGGCTTCCTGGCTGCCTTGCGCTCATTTGTTTTTACCTGCTAGTTTTCAAATCTACTGGGCGTAAAAACTACGCTAGCCTTCACGCCGTCTTAGTCTTAGCTTGCTGTAGTTTATTTGATAAATTATTAATCGAAAATGCGACCTGCTTACTCTTTCTGATTAACATGGGACTCTTGCTCCCCACACAAAATCAAACACGGACTCCGAGTCAAAAAAAACTACTCCCCTTCAAGCGTACACTAGCAATGCTCATTATCTGCCTGGGATCTTTTATTGCTATCAATACAACAAAGGCATCTTGGTTTTATCGACTGGGCTTCAATGACCAACACAGAGCCTTATTCAGCCTAGATGAAAAACAAAAAAAATCTTATTGGGATAAATCTTTTCAATCCTATGCAAGTGCAGCCGTACATGCCCCCTACAACACCAACTATAATTATCATGCCGCTAATGCCGCCCTCATGGGTTTGCGGAATGAGCAAAAAGCAGCACCATTTCTTAGTAGCGTAATTGAACGCGCACCCCAGTATATCAATATCAATCGTTTACTCTCTTACTATCAAGAGCTGCACTATTATAAATCTCAGAACCCCAAAGATAAATCTCGCTTTTTAAAATTAGCTATACAAGCAAATGCCAAAGAATTACAAGTGAATGGCATGCGACTAAGCAATATTAGTGATGGCCTACTCTTTGCTCTGCGTCATCAATTCATCCCCTTGGCATTTCAGACTCAAAAACTCTTTAAAACTCAATCCGTTCGACTGGCTAACTACCTCTTCCCAAAGGAGCTCAAACCCACCCTAGATCAATGGTCACAAGCACTTAGCAAAGACGATCAAGCACAAGCGATTACCTACGCGAATCAATTGCATCAGATCAAAGGCTTGCGCTACATTGATCCACTCTATATCCAAAGCGCTCCTCCGTCATTCAAAAAAACATCCCCACTTGACCCCAGTAAATTCACCAAGGCTGATTTCCTATTTTGGCGTGAACTCATTGCTCTACGCAAAGAAATGGATCAACACAAAAGCTTTGTTGCCTTTTGTCAGCATCAGCTCCAAAATATAGAACTCAATAAGTCCCTCTCTTTTTATTCCCCAGAAGAAGTCTTAATAAAGCAGAAAGCCAATCCCATTGCTCTCTTAAGCTTTTTTGCTCAATGCGCAAATATTCTTGGACGTCCGCATCTCATTCTCGAAACTGCACAAGGAGAAAGCTTTATTCTCATTCAAAATGGCGAGAATTCCATCTTTATTAACGCTCAAAAAAAACACCTCAACATCATCCCCCACCAAAGCATTAGCTCACTTCTAAGCAAAAAAAAGTTGAAAAGTAGCTTTTTCTGTTCTCCTCAGTCCTTTTTCTCTGCGAATACCTATCTCTTTTCCCTTTACAATTCGCAGTTCAAGGAGCAAAGTATATCTCTTAATACTCCTTCACTCAACTGGATGGTAAGTAAACAAGCCTTAGGTAATAATCCTGCTCTCAAGATTCGCACCGAAAGTTTTTATCACTTAGCTCAACAAATCAAAGATTTTTAGTTCATGACTCAAGATGACGAACAGTTAAATATTAATTTTAACGAAAGCAACCCCTTCCAAGATGCACTTGCTGGCGGAAAATTCTCAGTGATTATCGAACTTGCCCCTCCTCTAGAAGGAGAAGGCGATAGCGACAACATGTTTACACTAGAAAAAATTGCCGAAGAATGCTCGCGACACCAAGAAATTGTCGGGGTTTCAGTGAGCGATCGCACGGATGGCCCCACACATATGTCGTCTTCGAAATTAGCTGAACGTCTAAGTCGTATTTCCAATAAACCTGCCATCTCCCACATCAGTGGACAGGGACATGACCAAGCCAGCTTTGAAGAAGAAGTTGCCAGTGCAAGCTCCGCGGGAATCAACAACCTTTTACTCCTTAGTGGCACCTTAAAAGAAGGCGAAGATAAGTACTTCGAAAGTACAGAACAACTTAGATCCTGTTCGGCCAAATGGGCTAAAATCAATACTGGCGCCGCAGTCAATCCCTTTAAATACT from Lentisphaera profundi harbors:
- the cmoB gene encoding tRNA 5-methoxyuridine(34)/uridine 5-oxyacetic acid(34) synthase CmoB, translating into MTDYLDIYKDEIDCDAIRELRKEPTRIMNSKGNKPLLELIEQLPALKFEDNDFTKKAVRFGQKEDLTESQRTELKEQLKQLIPWRKGPFDIAGIEMDTEWRSDYKWDMLEGYLPDMKGQRICDIGANSGYYMYRMLADEPEFILGLDPTVKYFLQFQALQKLTAENCLHYDAFGMEHLTHFPKFFDTIFCMGILYHHPDPVGMLRIMNQSMRSGGDIIIESQAIPGDDHVALFPDDTYALVKGTYFVPTANCLINWLKKAKFVDIEFFHSHPMSSNDQRKTEWMPFRSYEDFVNEETGLTVEGYPAPIRIYLRAKKKA
- a CDS encoding O-antigen ligase family protein is translated as MIRALSSVKAIEAPFFNWTLALLLLFGFPLAIIAPQGLALDSQEVLKLFNAKNLALNGFRFHIPAIAISAFLSFSILISSSQFRIKNSLEKKLIIFASIFLGTTLISAYIHKSSPFETLSMCAFVLVPLAISQFPKSHNPLPIFMGLYYWINITFYFFLSSPTGISANKNWLIAGIVASSPWAIILLRKSLYKFLFLLPKQIRNPLSSLLAPLLVWLITFNCLMRLNSRASWLAFSLILCYFFYRNFSSLYKKLLLTLLCIISLTSIYFFSTNYNKLTHNELRPLLWQGTAKMIEQAPLLGSAGPGQFNNTFPEFRLPAQLMLPIAAPNSSHPHNEPLRIASEIGLPGCLALICFYLLVFKSTGRKNYASLHAVLVLACCSLFDKLLIENATCLLFLINMGLLLPTQNQTRTPSQKKLLPFKRTLAMLIICLGSFIAINTTKASWFYRLGFNDQHRALFSLDEKQKKSYWDKSFQSYASAAVHAPYNTNYNYHAANAALMGLRNEQKAAPFLSSVIERAPQYININRLLSYYQELHYYKSQNPKDKSRFLKLAIQANAKELQVNGMRLSNISDGLLFALRHQFIPLAFQTQKLFKTQSVRLANYLFPKELKPTLDQWSQALSKDDQAQAITYANQLHQIKGLRYIDPLYIQSAPPSFKKTSPLDPSKFTKADFLFWRELIALRKEMDQHKSFVAFCQHQLQNIELNKSLSFYSPEEVLIKQKANPIALLSFFAQCANILGRPHLILETAQGESFILIQNGENSIFINAQKKHLNIIPHQSISSLLSKKKLKSSFFCSPQSFFSANTYLFSLYNSQFKEQSISLNTPSLNWMVSKQALGNNPALKIRTESFYHLAQQIKDF
- a CDS encoding TIGR03032 family protein — translated: MDKKNLSNEVRSQEKKLEINASRQWMSWMSDQDCSFSFSTYQAGKLFFIGTKSDGKLSVFERTFNRVMGLCTDTNDRLYLSSLWQLWQFDNILEKGQVHDKEYDKLYLPTRSWTTGDLDIHDMAVADDGKLYFINCLFGCVATLEEGYSFKPYWKPKWLSRLAPEDRCHLNGLAMVNGKAKYVSAISQTDVNEGWREHRRDGGVIVDIETDEIVCSGLSMPHSPRWYEGKLYVHNSGKGEFGYVDLEKKEFVPICFVPGYLRGLTFTGDYAVAGMSQPRDNKSFNGLELNERLLEKGVTARCGLQVIDLRDGSLPHSLNIDGIINELYDVVTLPGVKSSYVVGTQKDEIRRVVRIAP